Genomic segment of Salvia hispanica cultivar TCC Black 2014 chromosome 2, UniMelb_Shisp_WGS_1.0, whole genome shotgun sequence:
AtattaagatttaattttgaaaccatttgtgtttaataattactttttcatgGCTTTAAGGATCCGATATTATTTTAGGGAAAGAGTTGTAGCCGTAGGGGTAGTATTTAGTAGAGTGGTGGAAAAGGGTGATTATGTAAAAGGACGTACGCACTGTCAAAaaccattatttaattattattatattttccattatttacaaaattgccACCGTGTGGCCAGCCACATTATGGCCGCATAACATTACTCTTTTGGTAATTGGTCGCTTTTTCTAGTGTGTAGCTCTTCAAATCTCGGCTGTGGTGCTTCTTCTTGCTAAAACAGCTGCCCATTTTTGtcaatttctctctttctctccaaATTATGAAcacaaaatcattaaaaaagattgaatcttGGAGGTGAAAAGAGGCGGTTCTGTGAAATCGTGAGTGGGAATGGTTGTGATTGGGAATGGGATTGAAGGAAACGGAATTTGAAAGAGAAAGGGAGGATGCACGTCCTTATAAGGAGATCATGCGGAGAAGATGGCTCCAAGTGGGAAAACCTGCGCGCCAAATATGCAGACAGGGAAGGACGACGGAGGGCAGGGAGGTCATTTGTCTTCTAAAAGGAACGGCAAATCGGGCTTCACAATTTGTACTATGAGGATCCAATAAACATGCAGCGGTCTACCAAACGGTGGATTAGGCCCAAGAATGTTGCTACCAAACACCATCAAAGCCCACAAAAACTATCTGCAATTGTGGGAATTTAAGTTAACTGAGATTTGAGCATTAGCCCAAGATTTCTACCAATCACGCcctaaattttttgaaataactGTCTAATCAACAAAAGAAAACTCCAATatcttaatattatttttagcaaaataattgtaatagaaaaacatgttgagtgtatttcaaaattcaatcttttcaACAATATAGATCATGATTCATGAGCATAAAACAATTCATATCCGTAGTACTAATATGTAGACAGTAGACCCGTTACTAAATTTATACATACAAAATGACAccaatattgttttttttatactctatTAATCAACGTATTGAACCTTTCAACCTTATAAACTTCAATTATATGGTTCCAATTATACTTGACTTATGGAGGTCTTTGTTGGAAGATAAAAGCCAAAGTTCAATATTCAAATgcagaaaatcaaataatttgacAAGTTACGTGATTTAAAGAATAGCCAGTTTCCTTCAAAGTTCTAAtcaatgtttaaaaaatattgtgtgTAGTTGGATTTGACCCTTGACCATAGACAAGatataaaacattttaatcattactttatttataaatagttaatttaaagaaaaattaaaatataaaaataacatataaatatCTGTAAACAAATTTAGCACAAGAATTGATATTTGTGCCCATCATAAAGGCATCAACAATATCTCCTTATATGGGGCATAAGTGGCTTAAGATGTCTTGCTGTGTTTTATAGTACCATATTTGATGAACAtttctcaatatttttttagcaaaaacaCAGGTTTTTATTGGTAAAATGTAGCAGTTAAAAAGTCAAGTAAAAGCAACATATAAGAAACAGTTGCTAAGCATAAGATGAGTGGATtgtggagaagaaggatatgATTCAGAAGCATCTTCCAATTGCGGCTGAAGAATCCTTTCAAACGCATAAAATTGTAGGTTGAAGTTACCTGGTCCCAAAGGCATTGTCATTTCATGATTTCAAAAATATGGatcataactataaaatagtTATGTAATTTCAACAATATGGATCATAagtataaaattcatatccGTCATTTCTAACTTTTCAATTTGTATtttaagtaataaaatatgtaattcatATCCGTGACTACTAACTTTTCACTTTGTATTTCTATTACTAGAGAAAATTTATCTTAAAATATaactatactatataattaaaatgactcACTTAATATGTATGTTGTGTCCCCAAATtataattactagtagtattataaataaattttaaagtattcAGAAGAGCTGAAGAGGCATTTTAAAGgagaatttaataaatttttaaatttatagaaaaattgtATGGATATAAATTTTTGAGGAGAGACATATATATGTCTTACCTCCGCCTATAACTTGACAGTTGAAATTTTTGagatattaataatattatgaataaagTAGGTAGTTTTTTTCGTTGAACTTTCAACCGCTACACACATCATTTTGACTTTGAGCATCCCCAAAGACTTATTTTATACATGgatgaaagaaaatgataatatttgaaatatagtaacttaatattttatttttaaatattatgagaTTGACCAATATTTGgtcaaatttgttgatttaaAGGGTtgttatttcaataaaaaaagatagtgaagcaaatttgatgaaaatacaTGAAAAAAGCACTATTATATctcttaaaatttgtcacatttttctattttagagtatctctcaaattttatactcctttcattttatttactattttgacTAATGAATCGGATATTACATCAATTCAGTCTATTCATTAACGACTAAAATTGTAGGATTAtataaaaagtactactacttatacgagtactaattttttgtAATCACTTTTATTCACATtacttaaaaatttgaaatcattgTCATATCAAAGACGGTCAATTTTAGGGACAAAGGCCATGTCATAGTGGGGTAAACTTGGAGCATGAAGGTTACTACAATTTTTATAGCAAACCACATTTTGTTGGTACATGTAATATTCAGACAACAAGAGATGCTACATGTAATATGCATTGATAAAGATCAGAGAAGTTGAGAAGAAGGATCCGGAGGCGGCGGGACTTGAGCTGAGCCCTCAAGCATATGAACTACTCTCTTCATCTGTGGCCTCAACTCGGGATCTTCTTGAATGCACCACATTGCTATCTTCAccattttctcaaatctcaTCGTCTCATCTCTCATCTCTTCATCCTCCAGTTCCTCCGCCATCTCCGCCACTGTCCCGTCGCTGCAGCAGTCATAAGCCCAGTCGCTAAGAATCCTCTTTCTCTCATCCTCAATATCCGGCTCGAAATTCTTCCTGCAGCACAGCAGCTCCAGCAGCAGCACCCCGTAGCTGTAAACATCCACTTTGACTGTTATAGGCATGTTTCTGAACCACTCTGGCGCAACATACCCTCTCGTCCCCCTGATCCCCGTCGTCGTCCTTGTCTGATCAGTCTTCAGAAGCTTGGCTAATCCGAAATCGGATATCTTTGCAATGTGAGCATCATCTAAGAGCACGTTCTGAGGCTTGATGTCGCAGTGTATGATCTGCGTGCTGCAGTCTTCGTGCAGATAGCAGATTCCTCTGGCAACCGAGAATGCGATTTGCATTCTCGTGTGCCAGTTCGGCTTCAACTTGTTAACGAATAAGACGTTGGCGAGAGAGCCGTTGCTCATGTACTCGTACACCAGAAGCCTGTTTTGTCCTTCAGCGCAGTATCCCAACAATTGGACTAAGTTCTTGTGGTTGGTCCTGCTGATTGAACTCACTTCAGCTTTGAATTCTTGATCTGCATCATCTGCCATTCTGGTCAGCTTTTTCACCGCGATCACCTTTCCATTCTCTTCCAACAGAACCCCTTTGTATACGGTTGAGTACGCGCCGTTGCCCAGCTCTAGGCGGAATCCATCGGTGGCTTCTTCCAGCTCCTTGAAACTGAAGCACCTTATGTTCAGTCCGGGATACACTCCCCTGCCTTCATCTTCCACCTTTTTCGATTTCTTCCCGACCAAAAACAGCTTTGATGCAAACAGAAGTACGTTGAGAAACACTGAACTAGCCAACAAAACAGCACCGGCTATGATCAGACctaatctttttttcttccctGACTTACTCCCGAGAGGATCCGGAACGGTGGCGTTTCTGGCCCTCACCTTTATCAAAGCCTTTCCATTAACTCCGGAATCGATCTTCCCGTTAGAAAGAGGGAATCTCTTCTTCCAACAGTCGGCATTTCTGTATATAGCAACATCACAGAAACAATCAGTGAGGCACTGCTGCCGGCACCAGTCCTCCGAGACAGGGCTGAAGTGTGCATAATCGGAGTTGGGCCAATCCGCATCGAGCATGTCCTTGAACACGAAGGAATCACTGTCGTGCAATTCTGCATCGCAGCTATGCGGAAGGAAATCCTTCTTGCATCCACTCAACAAGTCAATAGGATCGATGAGAGAGTAGTCGGAGGGGCAGCTGCATCGCGGCCGCTGATCGTTTCCCATGGAGCAGAGACTGTTGAGACCACAAGCGCCCCCGCCTGTATCCTGATTTACTTGAGTGCATATATTCGAAGGTAAGAAGTCCTGAACGGACCACGCCCTTGGCCGCCCATCAGTCCGGTTATCAGACTTGGGATATACATAATGCCTGAGAACGCCGTCGTATTCCATCGTCAGTCTCTGGTAATACTGTGTTGATGAAGCTCCGAGGTTGGAGAAGAGGTTGCTGAGCAGAGTCCCGTTTCGCGCAACGAGGTTAAAGTATCCGGATTGGTTGAAGATGAGGCGGAATCCATCTCCCACGGTCATTGTGGCCAAATACGCTTTGATGATGCCGTTCATGGGGAAGTTTCTAGTGTACCACACAAGATTCCCATCGGTCTGCAGCGTGAACAAGAATCTTCCACGGGAGGAATTTTTATCGGAGAAGCTGGAGATGAGCTCTCCGCCTTGATTGAGTATCTGAGTTGGGAGTAATGTGTCGGTGGGCTGGTCGAAGGTCTGCCACAGGTTTGCTGAAGCAGAGGAGAAGAGCGCGAAGTTGCCGGTGTCGAGCATAGCGGCGTAGGAAGCAGCGGCGCTGGACTCTGCGGCCCAGATCTGTCGGCCGCTGGGATCGTTGAGCTGGAGCCTTCCATTGGCTGCAAGCTGGAGTCGTGAACCCTCAGGGGCTAGATCGTCGCGATTGGCGGACCAGATGATAGTTTTTTCTGGTATTTGATGGAACCAGATGGCGAGCAAGTAGCCGCCTTTGGGAGCGGTCTGCTGGAATCCGAAAGCAAATTCAGAAGAAGGAGAGAGCCACGTTGAATTGGCAGAGTTTGCAACGAGGGACGACCCAAGAGTTACGTTGGTGCGTGGTTGCGCAGATGCCAGGATTGGTAGCAGTAACGTGATAGTGACGAACAGCATGTCCGTTCCGCTTGGCAATGAAGCCATTTttagagagtttttttttttttttttttttttttttaaatcttagaatcagaggaagaggaagatgaagatgatttATGTTGGAGAGGCGACGAAGACTTTTACTGGGTCTTGGTCTTGCAGATAATGGACCACAACCAAAACAAATTGACTATAGTATCATTCtactacatatttttatatataaattgtgtAGTCATTGTTTTATTAGGGAATAAACAACTGCAAATTAGATCCCAGCCTAATCAATTATTGGCTAACTTAAACTTCCATTGTTGCCGATCACCATAAACCAAACATaaaagattttataataaGTTTATATAGTGATACCTACGCAACGGGGCCTCAATATATTCTTAGTGGTATATAATTTTGGGCCCAAGCCCGCTAATTGGAATagttatatagtagtagtagtacatcaTTAATACCCAACTCACTTGCACTAGCAATTACTACTATCTAATTGAAACAATCACTAGCTTATTTTCCTCACCTACGATAATATTGATAGTTTTTGTGTCTTTGTGAATGTAAGGTAATAGTAATAGAATTGCTAGTTGATTGACATCAGGAGGAGGATAATGCAGCTGATATGAGGTCCggtataaatttattatttcttgatATACTATTTTCTGGGCTGAGAGTGAGGAGCCTTGATGTTCTATGCTTGTGAGAAGGAACTATTGTCTTTTCCGTATAATTGAGTGTAATTGTTTTTTCATCAACTTACGTAATTTATTAATCTGGCATCGCTTGTTTCTTAGGTGGTGTGATGTTATAAATCATTTGTCTGTGATAGAGAGAAGATTGATCTGTTAACTGTTTCctggatttttaatttttttgttttatgattaagaaatactagtaAGCGTTTAATGATGTAACCTGTTGAACATGATAGAAATATACATGATCTCTGCTTTTGGTGATCATGAGAATTTGACTAGATAATTATAGCCTTATAGGCAGGGTTAcatgaaattttcattttcttaactTGAAAAACATGTGGGAATTAAACAGTAATTTGTTGCTAGTGATGCTTTCTGCAACAGTTCGGATATTGAAATGAGTGGTTTATctagaaatgaaaatgatattgCTGGAGGAGGTTTCCCAGAGTTGTGAAAGATCAAAGATGCATTCCCACATGAGCCATAAATGAATGTGGGTGCACAGTTTCAATCTCCTCTCGTTAGTTCGACACCTAATTTACCAATGTATAGTCCTTTTAGTCTCCAATTCGATGGCACAAGTTCATAGACACTGGTGAATTTGAGTTTGGTATTGATGTTGATAAGGTCGATGACAATAACCTTGCTGAACTGATGAAGTTCTTTGCTTCATAAGATGTTGCATATGCTAAATAAACCATTCATCTGATATGGCTGCTGCATTTGTTGGCATTTATTCGAGCAGTCATTGAGGATTCTGAGAGTGTAGAAGAATATGGGGTTTGATGAGCTTATGTGAAGAATATATTTGGAGACAGGCAGAGATCATCACCAAGGTGGGACTAGGagtagtaatagtagtagtagagtcaAAATCATGGTGATAACTGAATTTTATGTGCTTGATCAAGTGCTTAGGTGCAAGGTTCTCTACAGATATAAGTCTATATCCTAATCTCTTGTCAAAGTGgggaaaattttgaagaacGAAGGTAGTGCATTTTTATAGCAAAAACACATGTTTTGATTGGTACATGAAAGATTAAAAAACAAGTAGAAGCTGTAGATATGAATTGATAAGCATTAGAGAAGTGGAGTAGAAGGATCCGGAGGCGGCGGCACTTGAGCCGAACCTTCAAGCATATGAACAACTCTTTTCATCTGTGGCCTCAACTCTGGATCTTCTTGAATGCACCACATTGCTATCTTCACCATTTTCTCAAACCTCATCATGTCATCTCTCATCTCTTCATCCTCCACCACCATCTCCTCCACTGTTCCGTCACAGCAGCAGTCATAAGCCCAGTCGCTAAGAATCCTCCTCTCGCCCTCAATATCCGGATCAAAATTCTTCCTGCAGCACAGCAGCTCCAGCAGCAGCACCCCATAGCTGTAAACATCCACTTTGACTGTTATAGGCATGTTTCTGAACCACTCTGGTGCAACATACCCTCTCGTCCCCCTTATCCCAGTCGTGGTCCTTGTCTGATCGGCCTTAAGAAGCTTGGCTAATCCGAAATCGGATATCTTTGCAGTGTGAGCATCATCTAAGAGCACGTTTTGAGGCTTGATGTCGCAGTGTATGATCTGCATGCTGCAGTCCTCATGCAGATAGCAGATGCCTTTTGCAACCGAGAATGCAATCTGCAATCTAGTGTGCCAGTTCGGCTTCAATGAGTCAGCAAATAGCACGTTGGCGAGAGAGCCGTTGCTCATATACTCGTACACCAGAAGCCTATTTTGGCCCTCATCGCAGTACCCCAACAGCTGGACTAGGTTCTTGTGGTTGGTTCTGCTGATCGAGCTCACTTCGGCTTTGAATTCCTGATCTACATCCTCTGCCATTCTAGTCAACTTCTTCACGGCGACcatctttccattttcgtcgATGAGAGACCCTTTGTAAACTGTTGAGTAAGCGCCTTTGCCCAACTCTTGGCTGAAACCATTGGTGGCTACTTCCAGCTCCTTGAAACTGAAGCACCTAATGTTGAGTCCGGGATAACCTTTTCTACCTTCATCTACCATCTTTTTCGATTTCTTTCCTACCAAGAACAGCTTTGATGCAAACAAAACTACGTAGAGAAACACAGAAGTGGCCAACAAAACTGCACCGGCTATGATCAGGCCGGGTCTGTTCCTCTTCCCCGGCCTACTCCCGCGAGAATCCAAAAGGGTGGCGTTTCTGGCCCTCACCTTTACCAAAGCCTTACCCATAACTCCGGTCCTCCCGTTAGAAAAAGGGAATCTCTTCATCCAACAGTTTACCTTTCTGAATACAACAACATCACAGAAACAATCAGCGAGACATTGCTGTCGGCACCAGTCCTCCGAGACGGGGAAGTAACCTGCATAGTCACCGCCAGGAAAATCCGCATTTGGAATGTCCTTGAAAATGAAGAGATTCTGCTCCTGCTCCTGCAATTCTGGATCGCAGCTCTGCGGAAGGAAATCCTTCTTGCATCCACCCAACAAGTCATTAGGATCGATGAGAGAGTAACCGAAGGGGCAGCTGCATTGCGGGCGTTGATCGGTTCCCATGGAGCAGAGACTATTGAGACCACAAGCACCTCCGCCTATACCCTGTCTTATTTGAATGCATATATCCGAAGGTAAACTGTCCTTAACGGACCACGCCATGGGCCGCCCATCAGTCCAATTATCAGACTTGGGATAGATATAATGCCTCAGAACGCCGTCGTATTCCAGCGTCAGCCTCTGGTAATACTGTGTCGTTGGAGCTCCGAGGATCGAGAAGAGATTGCTGAGCAGAGTCCCGTTTTGTGTAACGAGGTTAAAGTATCCGGTTTCGTTGAAGATAAGGCGGGAACCAATGCCCTTCTTTCCTGCGGTCCAGTAACCTCCAATACCCACGTTGCCGTTGGAACTGGAACTCATTAGGATGTTTCTAGTGTTCAACGTAAGATTCCCATCGTTCTGCATTGCCAACATGAATATTCCACCAGAGAAATTTTTGTCGGAGAAGCTCGAGACCAGCACTCCGCCTTGATTGAGTATCTGGGTTGGGACTAACGTGTCCGTGGGTTGGTCGAAGGTCTGCCAGAGGCTTGCCGTCGCCGAAGCAGCGTTGAAGAGCGCCAAGTTACCGGTGTCGAGCATGGCGGCGTAGGAAGTGTTGCCGGACCCTGCGGCCCAGATCTGTCGGCCGCTGGGATCGGTGAGCTGGAGCCTCCCGTTTGCTGCAAGCTGGAGTCGTGAACCCTCAGGGGCTAGATCGTCGCGATTGGCGGACCAGATGATAGTTTTTTCTGGTATTTGATGGAACCAGATGGCGAGCAAGTAGCCGCCTTTGGGAGCGGTCTGCTGGAATCCGAAAGCAAATTCAGAAGAAGGAGAGAGCCACGTTGAATTGGCAGAGTTTGCAACGAGGGACGACCCAAGAGTTACGTTGGTGCGTGGTTGCGCAGATGCCAGGATTGGTAGCAGTAACGTGATAGTGACGAACAGCATgtccttcccgtgcgggcaGTGCCTCCTATAGGCAGCTCTGATCTTCgaccacatgttgacgacccgctggttgttcgcaaccagcggatcgtcgcacacctccaaccaccccctGGCCACCCcagcgtactcatcctccgtccacttcctccggccaGGGGTGTGGTCAACAGCGGGCTGCGatgactcgccgaccgccttggccttccccctcgtcttcttcttcggcgcggcccgcCTCGCTGGAACGGGAGTATCCGGATCctcgagatcgatccccatatcatgcaataatcggctagccggtcacTACCacccattgcggatgctcttatataaATTAGTGTCATTTCAATTATCATTCAAATACTCCCTTCTGTATCAGCTTACTTGTCCCTAGTTTCTTTTCGTTCCGTTAGGAAAGTCATGTCACACTTATTTTTACTCTTTATATTTGGTAATAGACCCGATATTACACGTAAAAATTCTCCTcgtatttaaatataatactaatactccTTTTATATAATGTTAGTcgtacttttcattttagattttaaatttgcgattgttttttttagtgtaattatttttattttattaagtgtAATGGGAGATCacttaagaaattttttaattaatactaatatgttaattaaatattct
This window contains:
- the LOC125203459 gene encoding G-type lectin S-receptor-like serine/threonine-protein kinase LECRK3; this translates as MASLPSGTDMLFVTITLLLPILASAQPRTNVTLGSSLVANSANSTWLSPSSEFAFGFQQTAPKGGYLLAIWFHQIPEKTIIWSANRDDLAPEGSRLQLAANGRLQLNDPSGRQIWAAESSAAASYAAMLDTGNFALFSSASANLWQTFDQPTDTLLPTQILNQGGELISSFSDKNSSRGRFLFTLQTDGNLVWYTRNFPMNGIIKAYLATMTVGDGFRLIFNQSGYFNLVARNGTLLSNLFSNLGASSTQYYQRLTMEYDGVLRHYVYPKSDNRTDGRPRAWSVQDFLPSNICTQVNQDTGGGACGLNSLCSMGNDQRPRCSCPSDYSLIDPIDLLSGCKKDFLPHSCDAELHDSDSFVFKDMLDADWPNSDYAHFSPVSEDWCRQQCLTDCFCDVAIYRNADCWKKRFPLSNGKIDSGVNGKALIKVRARNATVPDPLGSKSGKKKRLGLIIAGAVLLASSVFLNVLLFASKLFLVGKKSKKVEDEGRGVYPGLNIRCFSFKELEEATDGFRLELGNGAYSTVYKGVLLEENGKVIAVKKLTRMADDADQEFKAEVSSISRTNHKNLVQLLGYCAEGQNRLLVYEYMSNGSLANVLFVNKLKPNWHTRMQIAFSVARGICYLHEDCSTQIIHCDIKPQNVLLDDAHIAKISDFGLAKLLKTDQTRTTTGIRGTRGYVAPEWFRNMPITVKVDVYSYGVLLLELLCCRKNFEPDIEDERKRILSDWAYDCCSDGTVAEMAEELEDEEMRDETMRFEKMVKIAMWCIQEDPELRPQMKRVVHMLEGSAQVPPPPDPSSQLL
- the LOC125206344 gene encoding G-type lectin S-receptor-like serine/threonine-protein kinase LECRK3, whose amino-acid sequence is MWSKIRAAYRRHCPHGKDMLFVTITLLLPILASAQPRTNVTLGSSLVANSANSTWLSPSSEFAFGFQQTAPKGGYLLAIWFHQIPEKTIIWSANRDDLAPEGSRLQLAANGRLQLTDPSGRQIWAAGSGNTSYAAMLDTGNLALFNAASATASLWQTFDQPTDTLVPTQILNQGGVLVSSFSDKNFSGGIFMLAMQNDGNLTLNTRNILMSSSSNGNVGIGGYWTAGKKGIGSRLIFNETGYFNLVTQNGTLLSNLFSILGAPTTQYYQRLTLEYDGVLRHYIYPKSDNWTDGRPMAWSVKDSLPSDICIQIRQGIGGGACGLNSLCSMGTDQRPQCSCPFGYSLIDPNDLLGGCKKDFLPQSCDPELQEQEQNLFIFKDIPNADFPGGDYAGYFPVSEDWCRQQCLADCFCDVVVFRKVNCWMKRFPFSNGRTGVMGKALVKVRARNATLLDSRGSRPGKRNRPGLIIAGAVLLATSVFLYVVLFASKLFLVGKKSKKMVDEGRKGYPGLNIRCFSFKELEVATNGFSQELGKGAYSTVYKGSLIDENGKMVAVKKLTRMAEDVDQEFKAEVSSISRTNHKNLVQLLGYCDEGQNRLLVYEYMSNGSLANVLFADSLKPNWHTRLQIAFSVAKGICYLHEDCSMQIIHCDIKPQNVLLDDAHTAKISDFGLAKLLKADQTRTTTGIRGTRGYVAPEWFRNMPITVKVDVYSYGVLLLELLCCRKNFDPDIEGERRILSDWAYDCCCDGTVEEMVVEDEEMRDDMMRFEKMVKIAMWCIQEDPELRPQMKRVVHMLEGSAQVPPPPDPSTPLL